The Pyxidicoccus sp. MSG2 genomic interval AGTCCGGTGCATAGGGCGCGCGGAGAAAGGGGGCGGAGACGCCGCCGCCGGCGTCGATGCTGAGGGCGCCCCTGTCTGCGAGGGCGACGCTTGGCAGAACAGCCAGAAGGAGGAAACAGGCAGCTCGCATAGTGGAACGTGCTCCTACTGCGTCACCATCAACGTGAGAGGCCCAGGCACGACGAATGGATAGTTGAAGAGTTCGTTGCCGCTGCTTCCCGACCGCACGTAGAAGGAGCGCACCAGGACGCCCGACAGCGGCGTCGTCCCGGTCACTGGCTCGCAGGTCCCCGTAGCAGCACGCCGGACGTACCCAGGCACCCACTCACCCCGTGTTTCCGAAACCCGGTAGGCAGCGGTGCCGCTGCCCACAAGCCAGCCAGGTGCGGCGTTCGGGTCCGTGACGAACGTCCCGTCGCGGCCAACTTCACGGCATGGAGAAGCAATCGAGGTGAAGTAGACGTCCACTCTTTGGGCGATTTCGCCGGTCGCAACCGACCTCGTCACCAATAGCTGTTCGGTGCGGTCCTGTAAGTCAACGGTGTAGGGCTCAACCAGCGTCACGAGCCCGCTGGTGAGGCCGTAAGAGGCTCCGAGGGTGCCCCCATCCGCCTGAGCGACGCGAACCAGGGGACCGCCTGCGGGCCCCTGAGGGCCTGCCAGGCCCTGAGGGCCTGCCGGTCCCTGAGGGCCTGCGGGCCCCTGGGCCCCAGCGGGGCCGGTGGGACCGACAGGGCCTTTGTCGCCGGAGCATGCGGAAACGAGGAGAGCTGCGATGAGGATGGTGCCGGAGCGCATAGAGGCCCTTCAGTTGTTGGTCAGGTCAACCTCGCCGGTAATACCACCGGAGGCGACGAACCGCGGTGCCCCAACCGCAGGGAAGTTGCCGGCACCCGCGTCATAGGTCGCCATGGCGTTGATGACGTACGGGAGGGCGAGCGAGAGGGACGCGCTGGTCATGTCTCGGTACAACAACGCACGTCGACGGCTGGAGAGCCGCTGGCGGTTGTCATTGGGGTCGGTGCAGCTTTGCCCGCCCGTTTCCACGGTGTAGTCGAGTGCGTAGAGGTACTGGTACCTCGTCCCGCCCTCAACGGTGAACTGAGGCATGGTGCCACGGTTGCGTGGAACGAGGGCGTAGAGCACCAACTCTCCCGGCACGGCCCCGGAGGCAGCTGGCACCCGCCACGCAGCCCTTTCGTTCAACGAGTAGCCACCAGGGGCGAGCGAGGACTCTGGCTCGTTGCCCGTTGGAGTCGGAGAAAGGTAGCCGGCCGACTCCACGTCGCTGCGCGCTTCAGCCACGGTGGAGGGAGAGGTGTAGCTGGGCACGACGCAGCTCCATTGCTGGGAAGAGCCAAGAGGGTGAATAGGGTTCGACAGCACCACGCCATCCTCGACTTCGCAGGGGAACTGAGGCCTCGGTTGGCCACCCGCGCAGGTGTCGTACGCGCCGAAGAGGTCCCAATGCTGCAGGGCCGGGAAGGAAAAGCCGTCGACCGCTGTCGCGGTGGTGGATGAGTCGTCCACCTTGCGGTGGGTGTAATTCTCCTTCAGCGTCCACGTGCCAGCGCCAGTGCTGGTGAGGTTGACGACCATCGGAATTGAGTGCGGATTGCGGACGCGGAATCGAGCGAGCCTCATGTGCGCCTTCCCCTCGAAAGCCAGGGTGCCTGGAGCCCAGAGATCATCGTAGGTGAAGAGCCCAACCCGATAGCCATAGGGGCTTTTAGGGTCCCTCGCCGAAGGGTAGGCGTCCTCCTTGAGCACAGACAGCATCGGCGAAATGAGATGGAAGGTCACCGACGCCGCCGCGCTGGTCGCGGAGTTGCCAGCAGCGTCCCGCGCCGTCACATGAATAGTCAGGGTGACTGGAGTCTGCGTCGCATTGCGCAACCCGGGAATCGTGTCGACGGTCAGGGGGAGCGCGTAGGTGACGCGGGAGCCTGCCGGGTCTACCAATAGCAGCGAACCGGAGCTGGAGCTGGGAGCGCCGCACCCAGCGCAGGTGATGGCGTAATCTACCCCGACGATTTCGGACTCGGTGGCGGCTCGGACGACGGAGTATTTCAGCCACGGGGTGTTTGTGGTGTTGGAGGACGAGAGGTCGGTCCCGTCTAGCGGGCCAGGCGCGATGCGAGTAACAGCCTTGAAGACAAGGCTGCCCGCCGTCAGGGCCACAGAAGGACTCGACACCTCGTACTGCACAGGGACGGCAGGCACGCCAGGAGCAGTCTCCTTGTGCCGGATACCCGCCTCGGGACGATAGAAACCGCCTTCGACCAACTCGACAGTCGGCGGAACCGTGTCGCGTCGAACCGTCGGAGTCAGCTTGTAGGGATGGCTGCGTGACTCGCCGCTGTTGGCCGGCGTGGCCGTGTCGACGGCCCACACGTGGTACTCGATGTCGCCTTCGCCCGTGGCGGGCAGGGTGAGGCTCCACGTGCCCTGTGCGTCCTTCGTGGCGGCAATGGGCGTGCTGGAGCCCACGCGGCGGCCGTACACACCAGCGACGCCGGCGGCGCTGTCCACGGCGCGAACCGCAAACGTGACAGTGTTGGCGTTGGTGTTCTGGACGGGGGCTGTCGCGAAGGACAGCACCGGGGCCTCGCGGTCCAGCGCAAACGTCTGCGGCTTCGAGCGGCAGTTGCCGACGACGTCGCACGCGGCGAAGGTGGCCGTCACGGAGCCATCCGCGGTGCCCGCCGCCGGCGTCCAGCTGCCCACCACGTGCGTGATGCCACTCACGGACGCGCCGGTGAGGCCGGCGACGGAGTGGGACGCGACGCCGTTGGTGTCCGTTGCGGTGGAGTCCACAGGCACCGCACCCGCGCCGTAGAAGGCCGCGGCTGCAGGAGCAGAGACAGCAAGAGCCGGAGCGGCGTTGTCGACGATGAGGACATAGCGTGAGGTTGTGGTGTTGCCGAGGGTGTCCTCCGCAACGGCGACGAGCTCGCTCGTGCCGTCCGCGGTGGGAGTCCACATGCCGGAGACGCGCCCCGAGGCCGTCTGCTGCCCATTCAGGGCATTTCCGTCCGCAGTCACCGTGAGAGCCCGTACTCCCGACGCCTCGGGGTCCACCGCGGTGGCTTCGACGGTGAGCGTGTTGGCCACCACCTTCGTATCGCCGACAGGCGCGGTGTAGGCTGTCCCGTTGTCTCCCATGAAGGTGATTCGCCAGCTCACCACCGGGGCATTCGTATCGAATGGCGTGGGCGGCACGGCCGAATCGAAGAGACTCGAGGTGTCGAGGCTGATGGTGTCGTAGACGTTCGGCTCGGCGCTCCTGAAGTCCGCCCGCGCCAGGCCACTGCGGTTGTGCGGGCCAGTAACGAACCGGTCCAACGCAACGGCCAGCCGGACGCGCAGCTCGTCCGCGGAGAGCTCATAGGCGGGAGTGCCCAGGACGCGGAGCAGCAAGCCGCCCTCGCGGCCGTCGAAGCGGCCGTCCGAGATGTCGCGCTGCAGGAGCGTCAGCAACTTCACCGCGTCGAAGCCCTGGACGGGGCTCAGGCCCGCGCTGAGGGCAATGCTGCGGGCGAGCTGGTTTAGGGAAACGTCGGGCAGGGCCGCGAAGACGACGTCACGCAGCGCCTGGCTGGGCGGCTGGGTGAGTGAGGCAGGGACAATCCTCCGCAGGGCCCACGGCGTGGCGCCGGCAACGTGCTTCTCGAAGAGGACGTCCACCACCGACAGGGCGTCAACATACGAAGACGCCGGAAATGAGGAGTTCTTCCCGCGCGAGTAGGCGCGGGCGGCCGAGTCCGCCAGTGTCGTGTAGAGCGTCACCGGGGCGACGAGCGTTTCCCCCGTCTTGTAGTGGCGGAGACTCGAGGTGAGCGTGACTGCGGCGGGGATGCTCACCGGCGCTGTCCCATCCGTCGGGTCCACGTAGGACAGCGTCGAGGAGCCTGACACCTGCAGCTGCACGGGCCCGTCCCAATTCTCCTGGGAGAGGGAGAAGGTGAGGGTGCCGTCAGCCTCGGTGGGCCCGCCCTCTCCGAGGACGGAGCCTCCAGGCCGGCTGGCGGGCCCGCCCGTCGTTACGTCAAGCGCCACGACTCGGACGGTGGCGCCAGCAATGGGGTTGCCGGCGGACACCGAGACTTTCACCGTGCCGAGAGCGACGTTGTCGACCTTCACGACGACGGACACGTCGGTGGATGCTCCGAAGGAGTCCTCGGCATGGAACACGAGGACCTGCTCGCCTTCAGGCGCCTGCGTCGTATCCCACTGCGCGGCGTAGCTGTCCGCGGCAGCGAGCGTGTCAGGGCCCACTCCGGAGGGAGCGTTGCGGAGCTCCAGACGGCTGACGACGCCCTGCTGAGAGGTGGCGCTCGCCGACAGGAGCACCCGCCCACTCAACGTTGCGCCGTCTGAGGGTGCGGAGACGGAGACGGAAGGCCCGCGGTTGGACACCGTGACGGCCACGCTCCTCGAGACGGTGTTTCCCTTCGCATCCTCCGCTGCGACGGTGAGGGTGAGGGGGCCGTCGGGAAGGGCGGACACGTCTAACGTTCCCTTGAGGAGGGCGCTGGTGCCGTCGATGACGGAGGTGAGCGCGACAAGGCTCGCGGGGGCGGTGAAGCGCAGGGACTTGATGCCGCTCGCATCCACAGCCCGAACCTCCACGGGAGCGGAGCCGCTGACACCTGTATCGGCCGCGGGCTTGAGCCACGTCACCTCGGGTGCATCCACGTCCACCTCGGCGGCCGGGCCGCCCGCGAAGAGGTACTCGTCGACGGAGCCCGCCATCGCGTTGATGAGGCTGCGGACGTCTTCCAGCCGCAGCGCGCTGGCATTACGGGGCCCCGAAACGAAGACGCCGATAGCAGCGGCGAGCCCGCTACGCGCCGTCAACCCGTCCAGGGCATAGGAGGCCTGGCGGAGCTGCCCAGCAGGGCCGGCCCCGTCGAGGCGGCCGTCGGCGCCGTCCGCCGCGAGCGCGCTGGTGAGCGTCGCTCCGTTGACGAGGGCCGCGCTGACGCCACTCTCCTGGGCAATGGTGGCGGCCTGCTGCGACAGCGCGGCGAGCACCAGCCCCGCGCGCACCTGGGGCGTCAGCGTGGTGGCGCCCGCGACGGTGAGGTCCACTGGGGTGGCAGTGCGCCAGTCCACGTCGCCGAAATGCGCGTTGAGGTGCGAGTACGCCTCGCCCACCGCCTGCGCCAGCTCCTCGCCGGCCGCTACGTGGTGAGCCGCGAAGGCGGCCGTCAGGGTGGAGATGGGCGTGACGCGGACACCGATGAGGTGCTCTCCGCTGCGGTAGGAAGGAATGACAGCGACCATTTCCCGCCCGCCAAGGGAGACAGGCGTCCCGAGGGCTTCGTCCACATAAGTGCCGGAGCTGCTGACGACGAGCAGCGCTCCGTTGTAGCTGCCAACGGGGACGGTGAAGGCGCCGCTCTCGTCCGTCCGCGCAGTGCCAAGCGCGGTGCCTCGAACGAACTTGGCGTCCAAACGGTAGACGGTGACGCTCGCATCTTGGACGGGGCCCTTGATGACAACGCCAGCCACCTCGCCGGCGCTGGTGCCGATGGGTTGGACGGGATTGCCACCACCGCAGGCAGAGACGAAAGCGAGACAGAGGGAGAGGAGGCGGGCGCGGGCCGGCCGAAAGGCTGTCGTGAGACGAGGGTGCATGGTGACCTCCGAAGAACTCAAACGCCCCTTAGCACCATAAGGTGCAAGGGGCGCAGTAACACGTGCAAATAGGTGCGGGAGGCGACGTCAACCGCTCAGAAGGCGGCTTTGACAATCACTTCAAAATCTTTGCCAGCATCCAGGAAGAGCACGTCCTGCGGGGTGGACGTCCCACCTCCGCCCTGCTGAAGAATGGCGCCGCCCGCGCCGCGGACGACGTCGGCGGCGGTGCCGCCCGTCACCGTGCTCAGGACGGTGGAGGCAGCGCCCTTCGCCACCTCCGCGCCCACGTCGGTGCGGGGCGCGGCAGCCGCGACGCTGCGGGTGGCACGAAGGCCCGCCTTCTGCTCCGCGGTGTCCAAGGCGAGGCCTTGAAACTCGTACGTGGCGAAAGAGGGGAGGCGGACGTTGGTGAAGGAAATGAGGAAGCGCCCGGCCGACGTGCTGCAGGTGCCGTAGAGGCGCGTGCGGCTGGGGAGGACGACTGCCCCCCGCTCCACGTGTGCCCGCACCAGCTCCGCCTCGACTGGGCCGTTGGCGCACGCGTCGCTGTCGACGTTGTTCTTCAGCCTTGCCTTGATGTGAGCGCCCATGGGCACCCCCAACTCTGCAACCTTGGCGCTCCCGGCGTCAGCGGCGCCGGAGCTCGACACCTGAAGCCATGAAGGCGTGGGCGGCGCGGCCGGCGCGCGCGCTACCTCGGCCGGCGCCTGGGCGGCCGTTTCACCGGCGCCCGCCGTGAGGGCGCCGTCAGGAGTGACTCGCGGACGCCCATACTCCCGCGTCAGGGCCTCGTTGATGCGGCCGGCTTCGCCGCCCCTCGGCGCGCGGACTGCGCGAGTGCCTTCCGTCGGGGGTGGCACTGAAACGGAAGCGCCCGTCGCGGGTGCAGCGGGAGCGGGGACTTGAGGCGTCGGAGTCGCCTCACGCACCTGCGGAGGAGGCATTTCGGCGACGAGCCCCTCGGAAGACAAAGAAGGCGTGCCGCCATCGGAATAGGCGGTGAGGAGGGTACGCGGCGCGTCCTGCGGAGTACCCGGCGCGCGCATCACGAGGCCCACCACAAGCGCGGCAGCGGCCGCGGCGCCTCCCGCGACCAGCCATGTCCGCGAGGAAGGAGGAGGCGGAGGTGCGGGCCGACGGAGGGCCTCCTGAACCTCATGGATGGCCGTGGCAAGCTGCCCGGCCGGCGCAGCAGCCGCAGGCGCTGCGCCGGCCGGCGGGGTGTAGCGCAGCTGGTGGCTGGACGGAGGTACGAAGGCAGACGTCTGCGGTGTAGGGGCCGACGGAGGCGCCGCGCTCGTTGAGGGGGCCGGTGCGGCAGCGGCAGGCCCTACAGGAATGCCGGCGGAACTCGGCACTGGCAGGGCGGACGCACTGGGGAGGACCGCGAGAATGGCCGAGTCCCGCACCACCTCTTCGGAAGGAGGAGAAGCCGCCGCGAGCGCCTGCACGCTCGGACTCGTCAGACGCGGCGTGGGCGCACCGCCTTTGCCAGGACGCATCGGCACGGGAAACGGCTGCAGCCACTCCGCCGTCGACGACGTCGC includes:
- a CDS encoding Ig-like domain-containing protein, producing the protein MHPRLTTAFRPARARLLSLCLAFVSACGGGNPVQPIGTSAGEVAGVVIKGPVQDASVTVYRLDAKFVRGTALGTARTDESGAFTVPVGSYNGALLVVSSSGTYVDEALGTPVSLGGREMVAVIPSYRSGEHLIGVRVTPISTLTAAFAAHHVAAGEELAQAVGEAYSHLNAHFGDVDWRTATPVDLTVAGATTLTPQVRAGLVLAALSQQAATIAQESGVSAALVNGATLTSALAADGADGRLDGAGPAGQLRQASYALDGLTARSGLAAAIGVFVSGPRNASALRLEDVRSLINAMAGSVDEYLFAGGPAAEVDVDAPEVTWLKPAADTGVSGSAPVEVRAVDASGIKSLRFTAPASLVALTSVIDGTSALLKGTLDVSALPDGPLTLTVAAEDAKGNTVSRSVAVTVSNRGPSVSVSAPSDGATLSGRVLLSASATSQQGVVSRLELRNAPSGVGPDTLAAADSYAAQWDTTQAPEGEQVLVFHAEDSFGASTDVSVVVKVDNVALGTVKVSVSAGNPIAGATVRVVALDVTTGGPASRPGGSVLGEGGPTEADGTLTFSLSQENWDGPVQLQVSGSSTLSYVDPTDGTAPVSIPAAVTLTSSLRHYKTGETLVAPVTLYTTLADSAARAYSRGKNSSFPASSYVDALSVVDVLFEKHVAGATPWALRRIVPASLTQPPSQALRDVVFAALPDVSLNQLARSIALSAGLSPVQGFDAVKLLTLLQRDISDGRFDGREGGLLLRVLGTPAYELSADELRVRLAVALDRFVTGPHNRSGLARADFRSAEPNVYDTISLDTSSLFDSAVPPTPFDTNAPVVSWRITFMGDNGTAYTAPVGDTKVVANTLTVEATAVDPEASGVRALTVTADGNALNGQQTASGRVSGMWTPTADGTSELVAVAEDTLGNTTTSRYVLIVDNAAPALAVSAPAAAAFYGAGAVPVDSTATDTNGVASHSVAGLTGASVSGITHVVGSWTPAAGTADGSVTATFAACDVVGNCRSKPQTFALDREAPVLSFATAPVQNTNANTVTFAVRAVDSAAGVAGVYGRRVGSSTPIAATKDAQGTWSLTLPATGEGDIEYHVWAVDTATPANSGESRSHPYKLTPTVRRDTVPPTVELVEGGFYRPEAGIRHKETAPGVPAVPVQYEVSSPSVALTAGSLVFKAVTRIAPGPLDGTDLSSSNTTNTPWLKYSVVRAATESEIVGVDYAITCAGCGAPSSSSGSLLLVDPAGSRVTYALPLTVDTIPGLRNATQTPVTLTIHVTARDAAGNSATSAAASVTFHLISPMLSVLKEDAYPSARDPKSPYGYRVGLFTYDDLWAPGTLAFEGKAHMRLARFRVRNPHSIPMVVNLTSTGAGTWTLKENYTHRKVDDSSTTATAVDGFSFPALQHWDLFGAYDTCAGGQPRPQFPCEVEDGVVLSNPIHPLGSSQQWSCVVPSYTSPSTVAEARSDVESAGYLSPTPTGNEPESSLAPGGYSLNERAAWRVPAASGAVPGELVLYALVPRNRGTMPQFTVEGGTRYQYLYALDYTVETGGQSCTDPNDNRQRLSSRRRALLYRDMTSASLSLALPYVINAMATYDAGAGNFPAVGAPRFVASGGITGEVDLTNN
- a CDS encoding protein kinase domain-containing protein, whose product is MDSTPTKVNPRYLLPGTVVGFYSIVDLIGTGAMGATYRATRAGKVYALKIATFQLEELTAEQRRSEEARIRREVAALNGLDHPNIVAIRAHDVWPEPEYGYPYLVMDYVDGPPLLTWRVQKQPSLTVILRVFRTIGTALAEMHRLRIFHRDLKSANILVRLVDDEPVVIDFGIARPLSTRTVTQHYSMVGTVPFWSPEYCAYAGSEAMENLQPFVNTPQTDLWALGVLFYEALTGVFPFTTEKEESPGRLIDIILNQPIAPPSSHNPAVPPAVDELLAKLLAKKPEERTPSGMALAEAVDECLATSSTAEWLQPFPVPMRPGKGGAPTPRLTSPSVQALAAASPPSEEVVRDSAILAVLPSASALPVPSSAGIPVGPAAAAPAPSTSAAPPSAPTPQTSAFVPPSSHQLRYTPPAGAAPAAAAPAGQLATAIHEVQEALRRPAPPPPPSSRTWLVAGGAAAAAALVVGLVMRAPGTPQDAPRTLLTAYSDGGTPSLSSEGLVAEMPPPQVREATPTPQVPAPAAPATGASVSVPPPTEGTRAVRAPRGGEAGRINEALTREYGRPRVTPDGALTAGAGETAAQAPAEVARAPAAPPTPSWLQVSSSGAADAGSAKVAELGVPMGAHIKARLKNNVDSDACANGPVEAELVRAHVERGAVVLPSRTRLYGTCSTSAGRFLISFTNVRLPSFATYEFQGLALDTAEQKAGLRATRSVAAAAPRTDVGAEVAKGAASTVLSTVTGGTAADVVRGAGGAILQQGGGGTSTPQDVLFLDAGKDFEVIVKAAF